From the Pseudomonas putida genome, one window contains:
- a CDS encoding AbrB family transcriptional regulator has product MQTALPASSRSLFQWLALLICAGAFGQWLHALAVPAGLFLGPMLVAIVFGVSGAQLHLHRQMFRFGQGCVGLLVAHSVTWAVLVSMAQSWHLMLVATVITVVLSALVGLGTVRFGGIPGSTAAWGTAPGAASAMVSMAEENGADGRVVATMQYVRVVCVVMIGSLVSHLLGATPGAGAAAHAPAALEGPHLIDSLLSLGVVLVGITLGSRLPAGALLTPLLLGGALQLSGLLTISLPEPLLAVAYGAIGCYIGLRFDRQTVRYVWKRLPTMIAGAVALIVLCAACAYVLALAMGTDFLSMYLATSPGGLDAMAIIAVETHADVGLVLAMQTLRLFGVILTGAFCARQIIRLTRTP; this is encoded by the coding sequence TTGCAGACCGCCCTACCCGCTTCTTCCAGATCCCTGTTCCAATGGCTCGCCCTGCTGATCTGCGCCGGTGCCTTCGGCCAGTGGCTGCATGCCCTGGCCGTGCCGGCCGGGTTGTTCCTCGGCCCCATGCTGGTGGCCATCGTCTTCGGCGTCTCAGGCGCACAACTGCACCTGCACCGCCAGATGTTTCGCTTTGGTCAGGGCTGCGTCGGCCTGCTGGTCGCCCACTCGGTGACCTGGGCGGTGCTGGTGTCGATGGCCCAGTCCTGGCACCTGATGCTGGTCGCCACCGTCATCACGGTGGTGCTCAGCGCGTTGGTCGGCCTCGGCACGGTACGCTTCGGTGGCATCCCCGGCAGCACTGCCGCCTGGGGTACCGCGCCAGGGGCGGCTTCGGCAATGGTGTCGATGGCCGAGGAAAATGGCGCCGACGGCCGCGTGGTGGCGACCATGCAATATGTGCGTGTGGTATGCGTGGTGATGATCGGCTCGCTGGTCAGCCACCTGCTCGGCGCCACACCAGGCGCAGGCGCGGCGGCCCATGCACCGGCGGCGCTGGAAGGCCCGCACCTGATCGACAGCCTTCTCAGCCTGGGCGTGGTGCTGGTGGGTATTACCCTCGGCAGCCGCTTGCCTGCCGGGGCCTTGCTGACACCGCTGCTGCTCGGCGGCGCCCTGCAACTCAGTGGTCTGCTGACCATCAGCTTGCCCGAGCCTTTACTGGCGGTTGCCTATGGCGCCATTGGCTGCTACATCGGCCTGCGTTTCGACCGGCAGACCGTGCGTTATGTGTGGAAGCGCCTGCCGACCATGATTGCCGGGGCGGTGGCGTTGATTGTGTTGTGCGCCGCGTGTGCCTACGTGCTGGCCCTGGCAATGGGCACGGATTTTCTGTCGATGTATCTGGCGACCAGCCCGGGTGGGCTGGATGCCATGGCGATCATCGCCGTCGAGACCCATGCCGATGTCGGGTTGGTGCTGGCGATGCAGACATTGCGGTTGTTCGGGGTGATTCTGACCGGGGCCTTCTGTGCGCGGCAGATCATACGCCTGACGCGTACACCGTGA
- a CDS encoding LysR family transcriptional regulator, with translation MVKHTEPDQTLIKMPSLRAVKAFVAAARYQNFTRAAEALCVTQAAISRQIRDLEEHLGAELFNRAGRAVELTPAGSIFYDAVQLSFTNIALAADRIRHSESPKQRVTLCCSPAFANFWLGPKLPALFAAYPEIDLNIVTTQNFLTLENGVNPDIIICKMAKSGQGYFSQPLVCDVIYPVCTPQYLEQHPEIRTLDGLRNSALLNLSPFGRSQVAEHVDWKVWFAYQDIDLDRRDADAPQLFNANDYSLLMQLAQHHQGVALGWHYLVAPLVEQGLLVRPVSDTLVHRDTRHYLSLSEAKSRDASCCKLRDWLIEQFDWSLHEEAEDQG, from the coding sequence ATGGTCAAGCACACAGAACCCGATCAGACCTTGATCAAGATGCCCTCGCTGCGCGCGGTCAAGGCCTTCGTCGCCGCCGCCCGTTACCAGAACTTCACCCGCGCGGCCGAAGCGCTGTGTGTGACCCAGGCGGCGATCAGCCGGCAGATCCGCGACCTTGAGGAACACCTGGGGGCCGAACTGTTCAACCGCGCCGGGCGTGCGGTCGAGCTGACCCCGGCCGGTTCGATCTTCTACGACGCCGTGCAGCTGTCGTTCACCAACATTGCCCTGGCGGCCGACCGTATCCGCCACAGCGAGTCGCCCAAGCAGCGCGTCACCCTGTGCTGCTCACCGGCATTCGCCAACTTCTGGCTCGGGCCGAAGTTGCCGGCATTGTTCGCGGCCTACCCCGAGATCGACCTGAACATCGTGACGACGCAGAACTTCCTGACCCTGGAGAACGGCGTCAATCCGGACATCATCATCTGCAAGATGGCCAAGAGCGGCCAGGGTTACTTCAGTCAGCCGCTGGTCTGCGACGTGATCTACCCGGTGTGCACCCCGCAGTACCTGGAACAACACCCCGAGATCCGCACGCTGGACGGCCTGCGCAACAGCGCCCTGCTCAACCTCAGCCCGTTCGGCCGCTCGCAGGTGGCCGAACACGTGGACTGGAAAGTCTGGTTCGCCTATCAGGACATCGACCTCGACCGGCGTGATGCGGACGCCCCGCAACTGTTCAACGCCAACGACTACAGCCTGCTGATGCAGCTGGCGCAGCACCATCAGGGCGTGGCCCTGGGCTGGCATTACCTGGTCGCGCCGCTGGTGGAGCAGGGCCTGCTGGTGCGGCCGGTAAGCGACACCCTGGTGCACCGCGACACCCGCCATTACCTTAGCCTCAGCGAAGCCAAGAGCCGTGACGCCA
- a CDS encoding LysR family transcriptional regulator — MDLRDLTYFETIAELGHLGRAAEKLNRSQPALSKSIQRLEESLGTRLFQRDGRRIKLTDVGKLLLARGKQLQLNIAETEREVRDFASGLVGNIRLGCAASMADHLLPHLTAALLERAPEVTLKLSIAQDDVLKESLRAGRLDVIISPQIAMDREFTTYPILEDEAIVVASAEHPIFAGPITLQRLCQYRWVLAGPTVTARRWIDNVFIAHQLPAPQVQIETNAISLLPRLIARTQLLSFAARETLEHGLGMSWLREVPLKQTTMRRTVAVSVRTDGYLSPAAGALVTLLKEKGSSFFERG, encoded by the coding sequence ATGGACCTGCGTGACCTCACCTATTTCGAAACCATCGCCGAGCTGGGCCACCTGGGCCGGGCGGCGGAGAAGCTCAACCGCAGCCAGCCGGCGTTGAGCAAGAGCATTCAGCGCCTGGAAGAATCCCTGGGTACCCGGTTGTTCCAGCGCGATGGCCGGCGCATCAAGCTCACCGATGTCGGCAAGCTGCTGCTGGCGCGGGGCAAGCAGTTGCAACTGAACATCGCCGAGACCGAGCGCGAGGTGCGTGACTTCGCCAGCGGGCTGGTCGGCAACATCCGCCTGGGCTGCGCGGCGAGCATGGCCGACCACCTGCTGCCGCACCTGACCGCAGCGTTGCTGGAACGGGCACCGGAGGTGACCTTGAAGCTGTCCATCGCCCAGGACGATGTGCTCAAGGAATCCCTGCGCGCCGGGCGCCTTGATGTGATCATCTCACCGCAGATCGCCATGGACCGCGAGTTCACCACCTATCCCATCCTCGAAGATGAAGCGATCGTGGTGGCCAGTGCCGAGCACCCGATCTTCGCCGGCCCCATCACCCTGCAGCGCCTCTGCCAGTACCGCTGGGTGCTGGCGGGGCCGACGGTGACCGCCCGGCGCTGGATCGACAACGTGTTCATCGCCCACCAGTTGCCCGCGCCGCAGGTGCAGATCGAAACCAACGCCATCTCGCTGCTGCCGCGCCTGATTGCGCGTACTCAACTGCTCAGCTTCGCCGCCCGGGAAACCCTCGAGCATGGCTTGGGCATGTCCTGGCTGCGCGAGGTGCCGCTGAAGCAGACCACCATGCGCCGTACCGTGGCCGTGTCGGTGCGCACGGACGGCTACCTGTCGCCAGCGGCAGGGGCGTTGGTGACGCTGCTCAAGGAAAAGGGCAGCAGCTTTTTCGAACGTGGCTAG
- a CDS encoding aromatic ring-hydroxylating oxygenase subunit alpha, translated as MQHTDVLDLIRQRKPQHGLPGAAYSDADLYRQDLEQIWHREWIFAGHTFELEKPGQYITLQVGDYPVAVVRGSDGQVRAFHNACRHRGSKVCTEAKGKVAKLVCPYHKWTLELDGRLLFAGNMGPDFNTAEHGLMPAHCEVVHSYIYVCVAKVAPDFEPFRSAVSPFIGPHYLEDCKVAFEANLVEQGNWKLVFENNRECYHCDGTHPELLNSFVENVSVQGIGGEEDPELAAHWNVCEANGMASRLVMDPGGQYRMTRIPLNNGATSYTMDGKPAVARRLDRSGVANIGALLYFNYPSTWNHFLGDHALSFRVLPQGPGQTLVTTKWLVPKDAQEGVDYDLERLTKVWMATNDQDRRLVEGTQVGVTSPAYQPGPYSGLVENGDCQFVDWYCELMTRRLSEDSPRLA; from the coding sequence ATGCAGCACACCGATGTATTGGACCTGATCAGGCAACGCAAACCTCAACATGGCTTGCCGGGTGCCGCCTATAGCGATGCGGACCTGTACCGGCAGGATCTTGAACAAATCTGGCACCGCGAGTGGATCTTTGCCGGGCATACCTTCGAACTGGAAAAGCCCGGCCAGTACATCACCCTGCAGGTCGGTGACTACCCGGTGGCCGTGGTTCGTGGCAGTGATGGCCAGGTACGCGCCTTCCACAATGCCTGCCGTCACCGTGGTTCCAAGGTATGCACCGAGGCCAAGGGCAAGGTCGCCAAGCTGGTGTGCCCGTACCACAAATGGACCTTGGAACTCGATGGCCGCCTGCTGTTCGCCGGCAACATGGGCCCTGACTTCAATACCGCCGAGCACGGCCTGATGCCGGCCCACTGTGAAGTGGTGCACAGCTACATCTACGTGTGCGTGGCCAAGGTCGCGCCGGACTTCGAGCCGTTTCGCAGCGCCGTGTCGCCCTTCATCGGCCCGCACTATCTGGAAGACTGCAAGGTCGCCTTCGAGGCCAACCTGGTGGAGCAGGGCAACTGGAAGCTGGTGTTCGAGAACAACCGCGAGTGCTACCACTGCGACGGTACCCACCCCGAGCTGCTCAACTCGTTCGTCGAGAACGTGTCGGTGCAGGGCATTGGCGGTGAGGAGGACCCGGAACTGGCCGCGCACTGGAACGTCTGCGAAGCCAACGGCATGGCCAGCCGCCTGGTCATGGACCCCGGTGGCCAGTACCGCATGACCCGTATCCCGCTCAACAACGGTGCCACCAGCTATACCATGGACGGCAAGCCGGCCGTGGCCCGCCGCCTGGACCGCAGTGGCGTGGCCAACATCGGCGCGCTGCTGTACTTCAACTACCCCTCGACCTGGAACCACTTTCTCGGCGACCACGCCCTGAGCTTCCGCGTGTTGCCGCAGGGGCCGGGGCAGACCTTGGTGACCACCAAGTGGCTGGTGCCCAAGGACGCCCAGGAAGGCGTGGACTATGACCTCGAGCGCCTGACCAAGGTGTGGATGGCCACCAACGACCAGGATCGCCGGCTGGTAGAGGGCACTCAGGTCGGTGTGACCTCGCCGGCCTACCAGCCAGGCCCTTATTCGGGGCTGGTGGAGAACGGCGACTGCCAGTTCGTCGACTGGTATTGCGAGTTGATGACCCGGCGCCTGAGCGAGGATTCGCCGCGCCTCGCATGA
- the dddP gene encoding dimethylsulfonioproprionate lyase DddP, translating into MMTSPFSIPAQARRIDPSRQRAAALKADGSIDDNDRTEIGPTPLAFAEWASLGLQAPHLPSMREYRLQRIREQLIARDLGGILLFDPLNIRYATDTTNMQLWTTHNPARACFVAASGHVVLWDFHGCDHLSAHLPLVSELRSGASFFYFETGDRTEEHARRFCAQVDELLRTHAGNNRRLAVDRIEVAGLRALDALGVQVHNGQEVTEFARLIKGPDEILAMRCAVASCEASIAEMRQAMRAGATENDVWAALHAGNIRRGGEWIETRILSSGPRTNPWYQESGPRVLSDGDLLSFDTDLIGVYGFCVDMSRSWICGDVEPTAEQKRLYRIAHEHIHVNAEMVKPGVRFTELTRNGHRLPESCRAQRYGVMFHGVGLCDEYPSIRYPEDLESYGYEGELQPGMALCVEAYVGEVGGRDGIKLENQLLVTESGFELLTHYPFEDSFLRD; encoded by the coding sequence ATGATGACCTCACCGTTCTCGATCCCCGCCCAGGCCCGCCGTATCGACCCGTCCCGCCAGCGCGCCGCCGCGCTCAAGGCCGATGGTTCGATCGACGACAACGACCGCACTGAAATCGGCCCGACCCCGCTGGCCTTCGCCGAATGGGCCAGCCTCGGCCTGCAGGCGCCGCACCTGCCGAGCATGCGTGAGTACCGCCTGCAACGCATCCGCGAGCAGCTCATCGCCCGCGACCTGGGCGGCATCCTGCTGTTCGACCCGCTGAACATCCGCTACGCCACCGACACCACCAACATGCAACTGTGGACCACCCACAACCCGGCCCGCGCCTGTTTCGTCGCCGCCAGCGGCCATGTGGTGCTGTGGGACTTCCATGGCTGCGATCACCTTTCCGCGCACCTGCCGCTGGTCAGCGAGCTGCGCAGCGGTGCGTCGTTCTTCTATTTCGAAACGGGTGACCGCACCGAGGAACATGCCAGGCGTTTCTGCGCCCAGGTCGATGAGTTGCTGCGCACCCATGCCGGCAACAACCGCCGCCTGGCCGTGGACCGCATCGAGGTCGCCGGCCTGCGCGCCCTCGATGCGCTGGGCGTGCAGGTGCACAACGGCCAGGAAGTGACCGAATTCGCCCGCCTGATCAAGGGGCCGGACGAAATCCTCGCCATGCGTTGCGCGGTGGCATCCTGCGAAGCTTCGATCGCCGAAATGCGCCAGGCCATGCGTGCCGGGGCCACCGAGAACGATGTCTGGGCCGCGCTGCATGCAGGCAACATCCGCCGTGGCGGCGAGTGGATCGAAACCCGCATCCTCAGCTCCGGCCCGCGCACCAACCCTTGGTATCAGGAGTCCGGTCCGCGGGTGCTCAGCGACGGTGACCTGCTGTCGTTCGACACCGACCTGATCGGTGTGTATGGCTTCTGCGTGGACATGTCACGCAGCTGGATCTGCGGTGATGTCGAGCCCACCGCCGAGCAGAAGCGCCTGTACCGCATCGCCCACGAACACATCCACGTCAACGCCGAGATGGTCAAGCCTGGCGTGCGCTTCACCGAACTGACCCGCAACGGCCATCGTCTGCCGGAAAGCTGCCGCGCGCAGCGCTATGGCGTGATGTTCCATGGCGTGGGGTTGTGCGATGAGTACCCGAGCATTCGCTACCCTGAAGACCTTGAGTCCTATGGTTATGAAGGCGAACTGCAGCCGGGCATGGCGCTGTGTGTCGAGGCCTATGTCGGCGAGGTGGGCGGGCGTGACGGGATCAAGCTGGAGAACCAGTTGCTGGTGACCGAGAGCGGGTTCGAGCTGTTGACCCATTATCCGTTCGAGGACAGCTTCCTGCGCGATTAG